A window of Kyrpidia spormannii genomic DNA:
GAGGTGCTCAATGCGGTATTCCTGTACCATTGCACCAAGGCCGGATTGGATTACGCCATCGTCAACCCTGAAAAGCTTCAGCGCTACGCCTCCATTCCCGAAGAGGAGCGCCGCTTGGCCGAGGCGCTTCTCTTTGAAACGGGACAGGAGACCCTGGCCCGGTTCCACGATCGCTTCAAAGACCGACCCGCCGGCCCGCCGGTGCGCCGGGACACCCTCTCCCTGAACGAGAGGCTGGCCCGCTGTGTGGTGGAAGGGTCGAAGGAGGGGCTTTTCGATGATCTCGCCGAGGCCCTTCAGAGCGCCTCTCCCATAGAGATCATCAACGGGCCGTTGATGGCGGGCATGGATGAGGTGGGGCGGCTTTTTAATGACAACCAACTGATCGTGGCCGAGGTGCTCCAGAGCGCCGAGGTCATGAAGGCGGCGGTGGCCTATCTCGAACCGCACATGGAAAAGGCGGAGACGGCGAAAAAAGGCAAGATCCTCCTGGCCACGGTCAAGGGGGATGTCCATGACATCGGCAAGAATCTCGTGGAGATCATCCTCAGCAACAACGGGTTCGAAGTGGTGAATCTGGGCATCAAAGTGGCGCCGGAGGTGTTAATCGAGGCGGTCCGGCGTGAGGAACCCGATGCCATCGGTCTCTCGGGCCTCCTCGTGAAAAGTGCCCAGCAGATGGTGGTCACGGCCCAGGACCTCCGGGCGGCGGGCGTATCGCTGCCCCTTCTCGTCGGCGGTGCGGCATTGACGGCGAAATTCGCTTATACCCGTATCGCCCCGGAGTACGAGGGTTTGGTTCTTTATGCCAAAGACGCCATGGAGGGGCTGGAGATCGCCAATCGGCTGGCCGATCCCGAGGGGCGTCCGGAGTTGGAGAGGAAGACGGCAGAATTGCGGGCCTCCCTGACCGATCGCCCAGCCGCTCCGGCCGTTTCAACCGGTTCCAGGCCGAGGAGGTCATCGGTGAGTCGCACCGTCCCCGTGGCGGTCCCCCCGGATTGTCGCCACCACCTGTGGCGGGATTATCCTTTTGACCACGTTCGGCCTTACATCAATCTCCAAATGTTGCTGGGCCGCCATATGGGGCTGCGGGGGAACGTGGACAAGCTCCTCGCCGAGAGGGATCCGAAGGCCGTGGAGTGGGTGGAGCGGCTGAATGCCTTGATTGCCGAGGCCAAGGGGGAGGGGTTGCTGCGGCTTCACGCCGTGTACCAATTCTTCCCCAGTCAGAGCGAAGGAGACGACATCTTGATCTATGACCCTGAACAGCCGGGTCGAGTCATCGAGCGGTTCACCTTCCCTCGCCAGGGGAGGGAGCCTTATCTTTGCTTGTCCGATTACGTGCGACCGGTGGAGAGTGGAGAAATGGACTATGTGGCCTTTTTTGCCGTGACGGCCGGTGCCGGGATCCGGGACAAAGCGGAGGAGTGGAAGGCTCGGGGGGAATACGTGAAGTCCCATTTTCTACAAGCCCTTGCTCTGGAAACGGCCGAGGCCTTTGCCGAGCGGCTGCACGGGATGATCCGCGACCTGTGGGGATTTCCGGATCCGCCGGATATGACGATGAGGGAGCGATTTCAGGCCAAATATCGCGGGATTCGGGTGTCTTTCGGGTACCCGGCCTGTCCGAATTTAGAGGATCAGGCGAAACTTTTCCGCTTGTTGCGGCCAGAAGAGATTGGGATTCGACTGACAGACGGTTTCATGATGGACCCCGAGGCTTCGGTGTCCGCCTTGGTTTTCAGTCATCCGGAAGCGGTGTATTTTCGGGCAGACGTAACCTAGCTCGGTCCGGCTGCCCGGATCGCCTGGCCCTGGAGGCAGGGCCGGTTAAGCTGCGGTCATCGGTGAGCTTTGCACGAAAAACTTATCCTCAAACCACCAGTCTCGAATCACGACAGAGTTCATGCAAAGAAGGTGTCTGGATTGTTGCGCGAACGATTGGTCGATCGATGGATGACGGCGGAAGAGGCGGCATCGTGGATTCGCCCTGGGATGACAGTGGCGGTATCCGGGTTTGCCCGAGCCGGGGAGGCCCGGGCCGTACTTGGCGCATGGGTAGCTCTCC
This region includes:
- the metH gene encoding methionine synthase; the protein is MTLGQNIQSVQLAKRRPELLERRLKEAILVLDGAMGTMIQQQGLTAADFGGEAQEGCNEVLNLTRPDVITSIHEAYLEAGADIIETNTFGATRVVLAEYGLEGKAYAINRTAAELARRAADGYSTPDRPRFVAGAMGPTTKTLSVTGGIDFDTLAAAYAEQAKGLLDGGVDLLLVETAQDTLNVKAAGVGIHRAFAELGFEVPVMISGTIEPMGTTLAGQGIDAFYVSVEHLHPVAVGLNCATGPEFMTDHLRTLSGLAKTAVSCYPNAGLPDEEGHYHESPQSLAEKMAGFARQGWVNVVGGCCGTTPEHIRALAQAVRGLPPRTPAADHPPAVSGVEAVFLEGDNRPLLVGERTNVIGSRKFRELIQSGRFEEAAEIARAQVRGGAQIIDVCLADPDRDEYADMDQFLKYVTRMVKVPLMIDSTDPRVVELALQRSQGKAIINSINLEDGEKRFAQVAPLARRYGAAVVVGTIDEEGMAVTRERKLAVAKRSYQLLTEEYGIPPEDLIFDPLVFPVGTGDETYVGAAAETVAALRMLKERFPRSATILGISNVSFGLPPAGREVLNAVFLYHCTKAGLDYAIVNPEKLQRYASIPEEERRLAEALLFETGQETLARFHDRFKDRPAGPPVRRDTLSLNERLARCVVEGSKEGLFDDLAEALQSASPIEIINGPLMAGMDEVGRLFNDNQLIVAEVLQSAEVMKAAVAYLEPHMEKAETAKKGKILLATVKGDVHDIGKNLVEIILSNNGFEVVNLGIKVAPEVLIEAVRREEPDAIGLSGLLVKSAQQMVVTAQDLRAAGVSLPLLVGGAALTAKFAYTRIAPEYEGLVLYAKDAMEGLEIANRLADPEGRPELERKTAELRASLTDRPAAPAVSTGSRPRRSSVSRTVPVAVPPDCRHHLWRDYPFDHVRPYINLQMLLGRHMGLRGNVDKLLAERDPKAVEWVERLNALIAEAKGEGLLRLHAVYQFFPSQSEGDDILIYDPEQPGRVIERFTFPRQGREPYLCLSDYVRPVESGEMDYVAFFAVTAGAGIRDKAEEWKARGEYVKSHFLQALALETAEAFAERLHGMIRDLWGFPDPPDMTMRERFQAKYRGIRVSFGYPACPNLEDQAKLFRLLRPEEIGIRLTDGFMMDPEASVSALVFSHPEAVYFRADVT